The Ignavibacteria bacterium genome has a segment encoding these proteins:
- a CDS encoding M20/M25/M40 family metallo-hydrolase produces the protein MNKIFPVLVLYAFIHTHSFSQSKRMYDSLARSIITYGLTSGKAYEMLNELCFSIGHRLSGSPQAAQAVEWSANKMREYSLDNVRLESLYVPHWIRGPIEEASILDKEIHRPLTVCALGGSIGTSSEGITAAVLEVKTFEELHSLKEFAKGKIIFFNRPMPKEKIMPFEAYGSAVNQRGSGAIEAAKVGGVAALVRSMTMRLDDVPHTGSMGYNDTVRKIPSAAISTNDADMLSAFLSKEKNAMVNLKLSCETLPDVLSANVLGEIIGSEKPEEIILVGGHLDSWDKGQGAHDDGAGCVQSIEALRIIRELGLQPKRTIRAVLFMNEENGLRGGKHYAQFHSNEKHIVAVETDAGGFSPRGFGISTDSVRFEKIARWSYLFESIDADNFKKGGGGADISELAKHGVPVMGLRVDAQRYFDYHHSDNDTFDKVNERELELGAIALSILLFVLAEEGL, from the coding sequence ATGAATAAAATTTTTCCTGTTCTTGTGTTGTATGCTTTCATACACACTCATTCTTTCAGTCAATCAAAACGTATGTATGATTCCCTCGCACGTTCCATTATTACGTACGGTTTAACTTCGGGAAAAGCGTATGAAATGCTGAATGAACTTTGTTTCTCCATTGGACACCGGTTATCCGGTTCGCCTCAAGCAGCACAAGCAGTTGAATGGAGCGCAAACAAAATGCGGGAATATTCGTTGGACAACGTTCGCCTTGAATCATTATACGTTCCTCATTGGATTCGCGGACCAATTGAAGAAGCATCAATTCTCGATAAAGAAATACATAGACCTCTTACGGTTTGCGCATTAGGAGGAAGCATAGGAACGTCTTCAGAAGGAATTACCGCAGCAGTACTCGAAGTAAAAACATTTGAAGAATTACACTCACTCAAAGAGTTTGCGAAAGGAAAAATAATTTTTTTCAATCGTCCGATGCCAAAAGAAAAAATTATGCCGTTTGAAGCATACGGAAGCGCAGTCAATCAACGAGGAAGCGGAGCAATAGAAGCCGCAAAAGTCGGAGGAGTTGCCGCACTTGTTCGTTCAATGACAATGCGGCTCGATGACGTTCCGCATACAGGTTCGATGGGATACAATGATACTGTCAGAAAAATTCCATCCGCCGCAATTAGCACGAATGATGCAGATATGTTGAGCGCTTTTCTTTCGAAAGAAAAAAATGCTATGGTGAATTTAAAACTGTCGTGTGAAACGTTGCCCGATGTTCTTTCAGCAAATGTTCTCGGTGAAATAATTGGTTCCGAAAAACCGGAAGAAATTATTCTCGTTGGCGGACATCTCGATAGTTGGGACAAAGGACAAGGTGCGCATGATGATGGTGCTGGATGCGTTCAATCCATTGAAGCATTACGAATAATACGAGAACTCGGATTGCAACCGAAACGAACAATTCGCGCTGTGCTTTTTATGAATGAAGAAAACGGTTTGCGCGGAGGAAAACACTATGCTCAATTCCATTCCAATGAAAAACACATTGTTGCTGTTGAAACGGATGCCGGTGGATTTTCTCCGCGGGGATTTGGTATTTCAACGGATTCGGTACGTTTTGAAAAAATTGCTCGCTGGTCGTATTTATTTGAATCTATTGACGCAGATAATTTTAAGAAAGGCGGTGGCGGTGCAGATATTTCTGAACTTGCAAAACATGGAGTTCCTGTTATGGGGTTGCGCGTTGACGCACAACGATATTTCGATTATCATCATTCCGACAACGATACATTCGATAAAGTGAATGAACGTGAACTGGAACTCGGCGCAATTGCATTATCCATACTTCTGTTTGTTCTTGCTGAAGAAGGATTGTAA